The following proteins come from a genomic window of Pyxidicoccus sp. MSG2:
- the gatC gene encoding Asp-tRNA(Asn)/Glu-tRNA(Gln) amidotransferase subunit GatC has product MALTLEQVRHVATLARLALTPEEEQRFTTQLSAVLDAVAQLQSLDVEAVEPTSHATLAASLLREDVMKPSLPPEKSLANAPAKSGTSFAVPKIIE; this is encoded by the coding sequence ATGGCCCTCACGCTCGAGCAGGTGCGCCACGTGGCCACGCTGGCGCGGCTGGCGCTGACTCCGGAGGAGGAGCAGCGCTTCACCACGCAGCTGTCCGCCGTGCTGGACGCGGTGGCGCAGCTCCAGTCGCTCGACGTGGAGGCCGTGGAGCCCACGTCCCACGCCACGCTCGCGGCCTCGCTGCTACGCGAGGACGTGATGAAGCCGTCGCTGCCGCCGGAGAAGTCCCTGGCCAACGCCCCGGCGAAGTCGGGCACCAGCTTCGCCGTGCCGAAAATCATCGAGTAG
- a CDS encoding zf-TFIIB domain-containing protein, whose protein sequence is MADARTEKPSSTEEEYFAREEIEKKRKLAIQQAAETAAKQREELKQLHYMKCPKCGMDLHTLKQGNVEIDTCFNCHGVFLDAGELDQLINRHGHEGSGKVMGAILNLFKHK, encoded by the coding sequence ATGGCTGACGCCCGAACCGAAAAGCCGTCTTCCACCGAGGAGGAGTACTTCGCCCGGGAGGAGATTGAGAAGAAGCGCAAGCTGGCCATCCAGCAGGCCGCGGAGACCGCGGCGAAGCAGCGCGAGGAGCTCAAGCAGCTGCACTACATGAAGTGTCCCAAGTGCGGCATGGACCTGCACACGCTGAAGCAGGGCAACGTCGAAATCGACACCTGCTTCAACTGCCACGGCGTCTTCCTGGACGCGGGCGAGCTGGACCAGCTCATCAACCGCCACGGCCACGAGGGCAGCGGCAAGGTGATGGGCGCCATCCTCAACCTGTTCAAGCACAAGTAG
- a CDS encoding DNA translocase FtsK, with protein sequence MTAKKGRAEKAVLSRQEIATRRRQLADKRMKAGPGGSVAGRAITGVFLLAASLLSLLAVATFDAKDRVGPGFRNAVGPMGHLIAESLRGMLGVCAYLIPAGGIYAAMVLFVGSRDRKRAPQIISLVMLTASVSVLAQLMFAGDKGWAHPPGGALGAGLGGVMEGLFSTVGTVILVTAISAAALIVGTQYTFLKLCSLAWAGMCVLGNRMRESFLVFWEAQKVAYKERQERAAQEKEEEAAFLAQLESDEEELAEAERLAAEAEAAEAEAMAEEAVRLARQSEKEQAASAKLALKESRDREKLEKQLAARNPVRGEEDESLPPVSVTAVTEKPPTRAEKRPAPGADPAWAASFLAPEPRALPALAENAEPPRRGRKTPNIVTGPQASTPPVSAQALAAAQAQDAEPVAPAVVPPIAAAPVQPAAAPAAPAAIVPAPPSALAARMPLIVEPKAPPKPTAKRSQDQFEFVGDRKSFSLPPLDVLECDRQERTALDKDAFLITAEKLRAKLADFGIVGEVVEIRPGPVVTMYEFLPGPGIKVSKIAALADDLAMAMEAMRVRIVAPIPGKGVVGIEVPNKDRETVYLKEIAEQDAFNKGASKLTMCVGKDIEGMPYVLDLAKAPHLLIAGTTGSGKSVAVNSMIMSILLKATPEEVRFIMVDPKMLELSVYEGIPHLLLPVVTDPKKAALALRWAVEEMERRYQLLSEAGVRNIGGYNKLVESTATEVKDAASEPAPKKKSKPKNVLVLDAPNTGSEGMGVAAPRDDDEEMREAVVSEESAEVPEVEAEAEDGEDAAMEAAAEKAEKKQRQKLPYIVVIIDELADLMMVASREVETYVARLAQMARASGIHLMVATQRPSTDVVTGVIKANFPTRVSFMLRSKPDSMTILGTVGAEALLGMGDMLIMPPTSAHLQRVHGAFVSENEIKRAVDHLKAQGKPVYDESILKPRDEEGEGGGGEEDELSDELYDQALATVSEMRAVSISMLQRKMRIGYNRAARMIERMERDGVVGAADGAKPREVLIRGVGDMPGAGAM encoded by the coding sequence ATGACGGCGAAGAAGGGTCGGGCGGAGAAGGCGGTACTGTCCCGGCAGGAAATCGCGACGCGGCGAAGGCAGCTTGCGGACAAGCGGATGAAGGCTGGCCCGGGCGGCAGTGTCGCCGGGCGGGCCATCACCGGTGTCTTCCTGCTGGCGGCCTCGCTGTTGTCCCTGCTGGCGGTGGCCACATTCGATGCGAAGGACAGGGTGGGGCCGGGCTTCCGCAACGCGGTGGGGCCCATGGGGCACCTCATCGCCGAGTCGCTGCGGGGCATGCTGGGCGTGTGTGCCTACCTGATTCCCGCGGGTGGCATCTACGCGGCCATGGTGCTCTTCGTAGGCAGCAGGGACCGCAAGCGGGCGCCGCAAATCATCAGCCTGGTGATGCTGACGGCCAGCGTGTCCGTGCTGGCGCAGCTCATGTTCGCCGGTGACAAGGGCTGGGCGCATCCTCCGGGTGGCGCGCTGGGCGCGGGGCTGGGCGGGGTGATGGAGGGGCTGTTCTCCACCGTCGGCACGGTCATCCTCGTGACGGCCATCAGCGCCGCCGCGCTCATCGTCGGCACGCAGTACACCTTCCTCAAGCTGTGCTCGCTGGCCTGGGCCGGCATGTGCGTGCTGGGCAACCGGATGCGCGAGTCCTTCCTCGTCTTCTGGGAGGCACAGAAGGTCGCCTACAAGGAGCGCCAGGAGCGCGCCGCGCAGGAGAAGGAGGAGGAGGCCGCCTTCCTCGCGCAGCTCGAGTCGGATGAAGAGGAGCTCGCCGAGGCCGAGCGGCTGGCCGCCGAGGCCGAGGCCGCCGAGGCGGAGGCCATGGCCGAGGAGGCCGTGCGCCTGGCCAGGCAGAGCGAGAAGGAGCAGGCCGCCTCCGCGAAGCTGGCCCTCAAGGAGTCCCGCGACCGCGAGAAGCTGGAGAAGCAGCTGGCGGCGAGGAACCCCGTGCGCGGCGAGGAGGACGAGTCGCTCCCGCCGGTGTCCGTCACCGCCGTCACCGAGAAGCCGCCCACGCGCGCCGAGAAGCGCCCGGCGCCCGGCGCCGACCCCGCCTGGGCCGCGTCGTTCCTCGCGCCCGAGCCCCGTGCCCTGCCCGCCCTCGCGGAGAACGCCGAGCCCCCGCGCCGTGGCCGCAAGACGCCCAACATCGTCACCGGCCCGCAGGCTTCCACGCCGCCCGTGTCCGCACAGGCGTTGGCCGCCGCGCAGGCCCAGGACGCCGAGCCCGTCGCTCCGGCGGTGGTGCCCCCCATTGCCGCGGCCCCGGTGCAGCCCGCCGCGGCTCCCGCGGCCCCGGCCGCCATCGTCCCGGCGCCTCCGTCCGCGCTGGCGGCGCGCATGCCGCTCATCGTGGAGCCCAAGGCCCCGCCCAAGCCCACCGCGAAGAGGAGCCAGGACCAGTTCGAGTTCGTCGGAGACCGCAAGAGCTTCTCGCTGCCGCCGCTGGACGTGCTCGAGTGCGACAGGCAGGAGCGCACCGCGCTGGACAAGGACGCCTTCCTCATCACCGCGGAGAAGCTGCGCGCGAAGCTGGCGGACTTCGGCATCGTCGGCGAGGTGGTGGAAATCCGTCCCGGCCCCGTCGTCACCATGTACGAGTTCCTCCCGGGACCCGGCATCAAGGTGAGCAAGATTGCCGCGCTCGCGGACGACCTCGCCATGGCGATGGAGGCCATGCGCGTGCGCATCGTCGCCCCCATCCCCGGCAAGGGCGTGGTGGGCATCGAGGTGCCGAACAAGGACCGCGAGACGGTCTACCTCAAGGAGATTGCCGAGCAGGACGCGTTCAACAAGGGCGCCAGCAAGCTGACCATGTGCGTGGGCAAGGACATCGAGGGCATGCCGTACGTCCTCGACCTGGCCAAGGCGCCGCACCTGCTCATCGCCGGTACCACGGGCTCCGGTAAGTCGGTGGCCGTGAACTCCATGATCATGAGCATCCTCCTCAAGGCCACGCCCGAGGAGGTCCGCTTCATCATGGTGGACCCGAAGATGCTGGAGCTGTCCGTCTACGAGGGCATCCCCCACCTGCTCCTGCCGGTGGTGACGGACCCGAAGAAGGCGGCGCTCGCGCTGCGCTGGGCCGTGGAGGAGATGGAGCGCCGCTACCAGCTCCTGTCCGAGGCCGGCGTGCGCAACATCGGCGGCTACAACAAGCTGGTGGAGAGCACCGCCACCGAGGTGAAGGACGCGGCCTCCGAGCCCGCCCCGAAGAAGAAGTCCAAGCCCAAGAACGTGCTCGTGCTGGACGCGCCCAACACTGGCAGCGAAGGCATGGGCGTGGCCGCGCCCCGCGACGACGACGAGGAGATGCGCGAGGCCGTGGTGTCCGAGGAGTCCGCCGAGGTGCCCGAGGTCGAGGCCGAGGCGGAGGACGGCGAGGACGCCGCCATGGAGGCCGCCGCGGAAAAGGCGGAGAAGAAGCAGCGCCAGAAGCTGCCGTACATCGTGGTCATCATCGACGAGTTGGCGGACCTGATGATGGTGGCCAGCCGCGAGGTGGAGACGTACGTGGCCCGCCTGGCGCAGATGGCGCGCGCGTCCGGCATCCACCTGATGGTGGCGACGCAGCGTCCGTCCACGGACGTCGTCACCGGCGTCATCAAGGCCAACTTCCCCACGCGCGTCAGCTTCATGCTGCGCTCGAAGCCGGACTCGATGACGATTCTGGGCACGGTGGGCGCCGAGGCCCTGCTGGGCATGGGCGACATGCTCATCATGCCGCCCACCAGCGCGCACCTGCAGCGTGTGCACGGCGCCTTCGTGTCGGAGAACGAAATCAAGCGCGCCGTGGACCACCTCAAGGCCCAGGGCAAGCCCGTCTACGACGAGTCCATCCTCAAGCCGCGCGACGAGGAAGGCGAAGGCGGCGGCGGCGAGGAGGACGAGCTGTCCGACGAGCTGTACGACCAGGCGCTCGCGACGGTCAGCGAGATGCGGGCCGTCTCCATCTCCATGCTCCAGCGCAAGATGCGCATCGGCTACAACCGCGCGGCGCGCATGATTGAGCGCATGGAGCGCGACGGCGTGGTGGGCGCGGCGGACGGCGCCAAGCCCCGCGAGGTGCTCATCCGCGGCGTGGGCGACATGCCCGGCGCCGGGGCCATGTAG
- a CDS encoding antibiotic biosynthesis monooxygenase family protein, translating into MIVAISRFRPAPEEADALVARFQERTRRVDAYEGFLGLEVLRSFERSPELLLVTRWRDREAMRAYFQSEDFRRAKEASAEQEGATFAIYEVVGT; encoded by the coding sequence ATGATTGTCGCCATCTCCCGCTTCCGCCCCGCGCCCGAAGAGGCGGACGCACTGGTCGCCCGCTTCCAGGAGCGCACCCGGCGCGTGGATGCGTACGAGGGCTTCCTGGGCCTGGAAGTGCTGCGGTCCTTCGAGCGCTCGCCCGAGCTGCTGCTGGTGACGCGCTGGCGGGACAGGGAGGCGATGCGTGCCTACTTCCAGTCGGAGGACTTCCGGCGCGCGAAGGAGGCCAGCGCCGAGCAGGAGGGCGCCACCTTCGCCATCTACGAGGTGGTGGGCACTTGA